One window from the genome of Oryza glaberrima chromosome 3, OglaRS2, whole genome shotgun sequence encodes:
- the LOC127766145 gene encoding ACT domain-containing protein ACR4-like isoform X1, translating into MSMDEGYGPTWDSDDEYDNFIRKMNPPRIEIDNDSCNDATIVRVDSANEYGILLEVIQVLIDLNLVISKAYITSDGGWVMDVFNITDKEGQKLKDKATIARIEDYICKSLGADSRYIPSRRRSVDVAASSDHNVIELTGTDRPGLLSEVSAVLASLKCNVVSAEIWTHNTRAAAVMRVTDEGTGSAVTDADRLERIRDRLSYLLRGGNLSRGAAMAVSTGTCSTHTERRLHQMMLDDGDHEQLHRHPPNQSQRPNVTVSNWNDKDYSVVTIRCKDRPKLLFDTVCTLTDLHYVVFHANIDAKDNQAYQEFYVRHVNGSPMHTETDRLRVIQCLEAAIERRVSEGVKLELCTNDKVGLLSEVTRIFRENSLTVTRAEVSTRGRMAVNTFYVRDSTGGTVDQKTIDSIRQAIGQNIQVKGQPEPSEPQKKESPTWFLFANLFRPRSLYSFGMFMR; encoded by the exons ATGTCCATGG ATGAAGGGTATGGCCCTACCTGGGACAGCGACGACGAGTACGACAACTTCATACGCAAGATGAACCCGCCAAG GATCGAGATCGATAATGATTCATGCAACGACGCCACGATTGTCAGG GTAGACAGTGCAAATGAGTATGGGATTCTCCTTGAAGTAATCCAAGTTCTGATTGATCTGAATCTTGTGATAAGTAAGGCGTACATAACCTCAGATGGTGGATGGGTCATGGATG TCTTTAATATAACTGACAAAGAAGGGCAGAAGCTTAAAGATAAGGCTACTATTGCGCGAATTGAAGACTACATTTGTAAG TCTTTGGGTGCAGATTCAAGATACATACCTTCTCGCCGGAGATCAGTAGATGTCGCTGCTTCGAGTGATCACAATGTCATTGAGCTGACAGGGACTGACCGGCCAGGCCTCCTCTCTGAAGTCAGTGCAGTTCTTGCAAGCCTCAAGTGCAACGTTGTCAGCGCCGAGATCTGGACCCATAACACCAGGGCTGCCGCCGTGATGCGAGTCACCGATGAGGGCACCGGATCGGCTGTCACGGACGCCGACAGGCTCGAGAGGATCAGGGATAGGCTGTCCTACCTTCTCCGGGGAGGCAACCTCTCGCGcggcgcggccatggcggtgtcGACGGGGACCTGCAGCACGCACACCGAGAGGAGGCTGCACCAGATGATGCTGGATGATGGCGACCATGAGCAGCTCCATCGGCATCCTCCGAATCAGTCCCAGAGGCCCAATGTGACGGTGAGCAATTGGaatgacaaggactactcggtgGTCACCATCCGATGCAAGGACCGGCCGAAGCTTCTCTTCGACACGGTTTGCACCTTGACAGACCTGCATTATGTTGTTTTCCATGCAAATATTGATGCCAAGGATAATCAAGCTTACCAG GAATTCTATGTGAGGCATGTAAATGGATCTCCAATGCACACTGAAACTGACAGGTTGCGAGTCATCCAGTGCCTTGAAGCTGCTATTGAACGGAGGGTGTCTGAG GGTGTGAAGCTTGAGCTCTGCACAAATGACAAGGTCGGCCTCCTGTCAGAGGTCACCCGAATCTTCCGCGAGAACAGCCTGACTGTCACAAGAGCGGAGGTGAGCACGAGAGGAAGGATGGCTGTCAACACATTCTATGTTCGCGATTCCACAGGAGGGACGGTTGATCAGAAGACAATAGACTCCATCAGGCAAGCCATAGGCCAGAACATTCAGGTGAAAGGCCAGCCTGAGCCATCAGAGCCACAGAAGAAAGAGTCACCCACATGGTTCCTCTTCGCCAACCTGTTTCGACCGAGATCTCTCTACAGTTTCGGGATGTTCATGCGCTGA
- the LOC127766144 gene encoding uncharacterized protein LOC127766144, protein MAKTKPMAAAAAAAAADKKKGKGKKKKQGKNGPAAVAMKARGAAAAAAASGSNNPFEAIWSRRKFDVLGKKRKGEERRIGRARSEAIHKRENTLLKEFEQSAKSSVFQDRRIGERDETLPEFDKAILRQQREHMAKLKRESKYNLSDDEEDEVDVHLPHSLSGKDDFDEEVPLDDYSDEEGHMILSKNRIPLQSGDVPSETGLPEGTNVHKSKKEVMSEIILKSKFYKAQKAKEREEDEHLVDKLDSDFAMLAQTQAMLSLTRSARMDANKYNSSTVQKDSFGLTAKEIFNKEKPDAYDKLVKEMVMDQRARPSDRTKTPEEIAQEEKERLEKLEKERQKRMLGTAESSDEDDDDDEEGDRSTKLDSSKPISGDDLGDSFSTDEPARKEKGWVDEIYEREGKKIGEDAEGSDNEESDDDGDDDDDDAEDGDDDAEDEDEEEDLSDNDFGNMSARDWEQSDDDEVTMEEDEMEGLKQKEQKISGKVVKKDLQNSKKESNAEPQVKDDNLPFVIEAPSNLKDLCSLLDGWSETEIIEIISRIRTCNSIRLAAENRKKMQVFYGVLLQYFAVLATQSPVRFKLIDTLVKPLIEMSGDTPYFAAICARQRLIHTRTRLCEDIKVSGKSCWPSLKTLLLLRLWSLIFPCSDFRHVVATPMLLLMCEYLMRCPIQSGRDVAVGSFLCSMVLVATKESKKFCPEAVVFLQSLLVTSLGGNLGSDLRKKINDQFLELKTMKPWLHIHEKVHEVNPANILEVICMDSDAPYFSSDNFKASVLLSVAECLRGFVIIHEELCSFPEIFLPISSLMQEIMDKSDLPGLLQYIFHEVIELIKNRSDEVHASRQPLQMRKQKPEPIRQLNPKFEENYIKGLDYDPDRERAQMKKMKKRLKSEKKGAMRELRKDNYFLSAVKEKERIKQEQERAEKYGKAMAFLQEQEHAFKSGQLGKGRKRRR, encoded by the exons ATGGCGAAGACGAAGCCCAtggcggctgccgccgccgccgccgcggcggacaagaagaaggggaagggcaagaagaagaagcaggggAAGAACGGCCCGGCTGCCGTCGCGATGAAGgcccgcggcgccgcggcggcggcggcggcgtcggggagcAACAACCCCTTCGAGGCCATCTGGTCCCGCCGCAAGTTCGACGTGCTGGGCAAGAAGCGCAAGGGGGAGGAGCGCCGCATCGGCCGCGCCCGCTCTGAGGCCATCCACAAG AGGGAGAACACTCTGCTCAAGGAGTTCGAGCAGAGCGCCAAGTCGTCCGTGTTCCAGGACCGGCGGATCGGGGAGAGGGACGAGACGCTGCCCGAGTTCGACAAAGCTATCCTCCGCCAGCAGCGTGAGCACATG GCAAAGCTGAAACGAGAAAGCAAATACAAtctatctgatgatgaggaagatgagGTTGATGTTCACCTGCCTCACTCTCTCTCAGGAAAAGATGATTTTGATGAAGAAGTGCCTCTTGATGATTATAGTGATGAAGAAG GTCACATGATCCTCTCGAAGAACCGCATACCTCTCCAAAGTGGTGATGTTCCTTCAGAAACTGGTCTTCCTGAAGGAACTAAT GTTCACAAGAGCAAGAAGGAAGTTATGTCAGAGATCATTTTAAAGAGCAAATTTTACAAG GCCCAAAAGGCcaaggagagggaagaggatGAACATCTTGTAGACAAGTTGGATAGTGACTTTGCAATGTTAGCCCAGACACAGGCGATGTTGTCCTTGACTCGATCAGCTAGAATGGATGCAAATAAATATAATTCAAGTACAGTCCAGAAAGATTCATTTGGTTTGACTGCCAAGGAGATTTTTAATAAG GAAAAACCAGATGCATATGATAAATTAGTGAAAGAAATGGTTATGGATCAACGTGCTCGTCCATCAGACAGGACAAAAACACCAGAAGAAATAGCTCAGGAGGAAAAAGAACGTCTTGAGAAGTTGGAg AAAGAGCGTCAGAAACGAATGCTTGGAACTGCTGAGTCCtctgatgaagatgatgatgatgacgaggagGGTGACCGCAGCACGAAGCTAGACAGCTCAAAACCTATATCTGGTGATGATCTTGGTGATTCCTTTTCTACTGATGAGCCAGCAAGAAAGGAAAAGGGCTGGGTCGATGAAATTTATGAAAGAGAGGGTAAAAAGATTGGTGAAGATGCTGAAGGGTCAGACAATGAAGaatctgatgatgatggtgatgacgatgatgatgatgctgaggatggtgatgatgatgctgaggatgaagatgaagaagaggaTTTAAGTGATAATGACTTTGGTAATATGTCTGCTAGAGACTGGGAGCAAAGTGACGATGATGAGGTTAccatggaagaagatgaaatgGAAGGTCTCAAACAAAAGGAACAGAAGATCAGTGGCaaagtggtgaaaaaagatCTACAAAATTCAAAGAAAGAGTCTAATGCAGAACCGCAAGTCAAGGATGACAATCTTCCTTTTGTGATAGAAGCACCAAGTAACTTGAAAGATCTATGCTCCTTGCTAGATGGTTGGTCAGAAACTGAAATAATTGAGATTATTAGTCGAATTCGTACATGCAATTCAATAAGGCTTGCAGCTGAAAATAGAAAGAAGATGCAa GTTTTCTATGGTGTTCTCCTGCAGTACTTTGCAGTATTAGCTACTCAGAGTCCAGTGAGATTCAAACTAATTGACACCCTTGTTAAGCCTTTAATTGAGATGAGTGGGGACACTCCATATTTTGCTGCCATCTGTGCGAGGCAGCGACTTATCCACACACGTACTCGTCTATGTGAAGATATAAAGGTTTCAG GAAAGAGCTGCTGGCCAAGTTTGAAAACATTACTTCTTCTGCGGTTATGGTCTCTTATATTTCCCTGCTCTGACTTCCGCCATGTGGTAGCAACTCCAATGCTTTTGCTTATGTGTGAATATTTGATGCGATGCCCCATACAATCTGGTCGAGATGTAGCCGTTGGTTCTTTCTTGTGTTCCATGGTGCTTGTG GCTACTAAAGAGTCTAAGAAATTCTGCCCTGAAGCTGTCGTTTTTCTGCAATCTCTTTTGGTAACATCTCTGGGAGGAAACCTGGGATCTGACCTACGAAAAAAG ATCAATGATCAATTTTTGGAGCTCAAGACAATGAAACCATGGCTTCATATCCATGAAAAAGTGCACGAGGTGAATCCAGCGAATATCCTGGAAGTCATATGCATGGATTCTGATGCTCCTTATTTCTCCTCTGATAATTTCAA GGCTAGTGTACTTCTATCTGTGGCTGAATGTTTAAGGGGATTTGTTATTATACACGAAGAACTATGTTCGTTCCCCGAAATTTTCCTGCCAATCTCTTCTTTGATGCAAGAAATTATGGATAAATCAGACTTGCCTGGATTGTTACAATACATTTTCCATGAAGTCATTGAGTTGATTAAAAACAGAAGTGATGAAGTCCATGCATCAAGGCAGCCACTCCAAATGCGAAAGCAGAAGCCTGAACCAATCAGGCAGTTGAATCCGAAATTTGAAGAGAA TTACATTAAAGGCCTTGATTATGACCCTGATCGGGAAAGGGCACaaatgaagaaaatgaagaaacGCCTTAAGAGTGAGAAGAAGGGTGCAATGCGCGAACTGCGTAAAGATAATTATTTCCTGTCTGCTGtgaaagagaaggagaggataaAACAAGAGCAAGAGAGAGCTGAAAAGTATGGAAAAGCCATGGCTTTCCTTCAGGAGCAGGAACATGCTTTTAAATCTGGACAGCTAGGGAAGGGCAGAAAAAGGAGGCGGTAA
- the LOC127766145 gene encoding ACT domain-containing protein ACR4-like isoform X2: MQRRHDCQDSANEYGILLEVIQVLIDLNLVISKAYITSDGGWVMDVFNITDKEGQKLKDKATIARIEDYICKSLGADSRYIPSRRRSVDVAASSDHNVIELTGTDRPGLLSEVSAVLASLKCNVVSAEIWTHNTRAAAVMRVTDEGTGSAVTDADRLERIRDRLSYLLRGGNLSRGAAMAVSTGTCSTHTERRLHQMMLDDGDHEQLHRHPPNQSQRPNVTVSNWNDKDYSVVTIRCKDRPKLLFDTVCTLTDLHYVVFHANIDAKDNQAYQEFYVRHVNGSPMHTETDRLRVIQCLEAAIERRVSEGVKLELCTNDKVGLLSEVTRIFRENSLTVTRAEVSTRGRMAVNTFYVRDSTGGTVDQKTIDSIRQAIGQNIQVKGQPEPSEPQKKESPTWFLFANLFRPRSLYSFGMFMR, from the exons ATGCAACGACGCCACGATTGTCAGG ACAGTGCAAATGAGTATGGGATTCTCCTTGAAGTAATCCAAGTTCTGATTGATCTGAATCTTGTGATAAGTAAGGCGTACATAACCTCAGATGGTGGATGGGTCATGGATG TCTTTAATATAACTGACAAAGAAGGGCAGAAGCTTAAAGATAAGGCTACTATTGCGCGAATTGAAGACTACATTTGTAAG TCTTTGGGTGCAGATTCAAGATACATACCTTCTCGCCGGAGATCAGTAGATGTCGCTGCTTCGAGTGATCACAATGTCATTGAGCTGACAGGGACTGACCGGCCAGGCCTCCTCTCTGAAGTCAGTGCAGTTCTTGCAAGCCTCAAGTGCAACGTTGTCAGCGCCGAGATCTGGACCCATAACACCAGGGCTGCCGCCGTGATGCGAGTCACCGATGAGGGCACCGGATCGGCTGTCACGGACGCCGACAGGCTCGAGAGGATCAGGGATAGGCTGTCCTACCTTCTCCGGGGAGGCAACCTCTCGCGcggcgcggccatggcggtgtcGACGGGGACCTGCAGCACGCACACCGAGAGGAGGCTGCACCAGATGATGCTGGATGATGGCGACCATGAGCAGCTCCATCGGCATCCTCCGAATCAGTCCCAGAGGCCCAATGTGACGGTGAGCAATTGGaatgacaaggactactcggtgGTCACCATCCGATGCAAGGACCGGCCGAAGCTTCTCTTCGACACGGTTTGCACCTTGACAGACCTGCATTATGTTGTTTTCCATGCAAATATTGATGCCAAGGATAATCAAGCTTACCAG GAATTCTATGTGAGGCATGTAAATGGATCTCCAATGCACACTGAAACTGACAGGTTGCGAGTCATCCAGTGCCTTGAAGCTGCTATTGAACGGAGGGTGTCTGAG GGTGTGAAGCTTGAGCTCTGCACAAATGACAAGGTCGGCCTCCTGTCAGAGGTCACCCGAATCTTCCGCGAGAACAGCCTGACTGTCACAAGAGCGGAGGTGAGCACGAGAGGAAGGATGGCTGTCAACACATTCTATGTTCGCGATTCCACAGGAGGGACGGTTGATCAGAAGACAATAGACTCCATCAGGCAAGCCATAGGCCAGAACATTCAGGTGAAAGGCCAGCCTGAGCCATCAGAGCCACAGAAGAAAGAGTCACCCACATGGTTCCTCTTCGCCAACCTGTTTCGACCGAGATCTCTCTACAGTTTCGGGATGTTCATGCGCTGA